The genomic segment GAAAGCGTCTGTTGCAGAATCACGAGCACCAGCAACGCGCACAACTGTCCGCCAATCAACGTCACGTACTGGAACGACGCGAAGAAACCGCGCCGTCCCTTGAGCGCGATTTCGCTCATGTAGGTTGCGCTGGTGCCGTATTCGCCGCCCACCGACAAGCCCTGGAACAGACGCGCGAGCAGCAGCAGCGCGGGCGCGAACGCGCCGATCTGCGCATACGTAGGCAACATGGCGATGACCAGCGAGCCGCCGCACATCATGAACACCGACACCATCATCGCCGTGCGCCGGCCGCGTTTGTCCGCGAGACGGCCGAAGAACCAGCCGCCGATGGGGCGCATCAGGAAGCCCGCGGCGAACACGCCGGCGGTGTTGAGCAACTGCGTGGTGGTGTTGCCGCTCGGGAAAAATGCGGGCGCGAAATACAGCGCGGTGAACGAATACACGTAAAAGTCGAACCACTCGACAAGATTGCCCGACGAAGCGCCGACGATCGCAAAAATGCGGCGCCGCGTGTCGTGAGCCGAGCCCACGGATTGATCGGTCAGTTCACTCATATTGATATCTTTCCCTTTTCTGAAACGGAGATGGCGATCGTCTCGCCGCCTTTGCGACTCGCGCCGACCTATGTAACGAACGTCCATCGCGTGGCGCGCGAATTTTACAGAATAGAAAGGTAAAGATGGGATTTTGTTAGTTTAAGCAGACAGAAGACAAGTCTGGAAAACGCTATGAAAACAACGCACTCCAGCGCGTAACCAATGAAAAAGCCCCAGCAGTCGCGAGACTGGCTGGGGCTTTGGGGCGACGTGACCGGAAGACTTCGGCGTCACCGCGTTTCCGGCGAAAAGGCTTACAACCTCACGGCAGGCGGCACATACCGGCAGTCATATTTCTTCCTGACCGTACCGTTTTCGTCGACGCTCTCCAGATACACGTCGAACTGCCACAGGCGTGCCATGTGCTTGAGCACTTCATCGCTATCGGACGACAGGTGCCGGTTGTCGCTCATGAAATGCCGCAGCGTCAGGCTCCGGTCGCCGCGCGTGTTGACCGACCACACCTGAATATTCGGCTCCCGATGATGCATGTCGTACTGCCGCGACAGCGCCTGACGCACGTACTGATAACCGCTGTCGTCATGAATCGCCGATACTTCGAGCGAATCGCGCATGTCGTCGTCGAGCACCGAGAACAGACGCATTTCGCGGATCAGATGCGGCGACAGATATTGCGCGACAAAGCTCTCGTCCTTGAAGTTGCGCATCGCGTAATGCATGGCCGGCAACCACGGGCTACCCGCAAGCTCAGGAAACCACCGGCGATCCTCTTCAGTCGGCGCTTCGCAGATGCGGCGAATATCGCTCATCATCGAAAAACCGAGCGCGTACGGATTGATGCCGCTGTAATACGGCTTCGTCACAGGCGGCTGATACACCACGTTGCTGTGCGAATGGAGAAACTCCATCATGAAGCCGTCTTCGAGCTTGCCCTGGTTGTACATCGTGTTGAGCAACGTGTAGTGCCAGAACGTGGCCCACCCTTCGTTCATCACCTGGGTTTGCCGCTGCGGATAAAAATACTGGCCCACCTTGCGCACGATACGAATCACCTCGCGCTCCCAGGGCTCCAGCAAAGGCGCATTTTTCTCCGCGAAATACAGCAGATTCTCCTGCGGCTCGGGCGGATAACGCTCCTCGGTTTCCTCCGGCAACGGCGTATGCCGGGTGGGCAGCGTGCGCCACAATTCATTGACCTGCGATTGCAGATAAGCCTCGCGTTCGCGGCGCGCCGCGAATTCCTTTTCGAGCGACAGCTTCTGCGGACGCTTGTACCGGTCCACGCCGTAGTTCATCAGCGCGTGGCACGAATCGAGCAGTTCCTCGACCCGATCGAGTCCGAAGCGCTCCTCGCACTCCGCGATGTAATTCTTCGCGTAGACGAGGTAGTCGATGATCGCGTGCGCATCCGTCCAGAGTCTGAACAGATAGTTGCCCTTGAAGAACGAATTGTGCCCGTAGGCCGCGTGCGCGATGACGAGCGCCTGCATCGTCATCGTGTTCTCTTCCATCAGGTACGCGATGCAAGGATTCGAATTGATGACGATCTCGTACGCGAGCCCCATCTGCCCGCGACGGTAGCTTTTTTCAGTGGAAAGAAAGTGTTTGCCGAACGACCAGTGACGGTAATTCACCGGCATACCGACAGACGCGTAAGCGTCCATCATCTGTTCGGCGCTGATGAGTTCGAGCTGGATCGGATACACGTCGAGTTCATATTGCTCTGCAACACGGGCAATATGCGAGTCGTACTCTTCGATCAATTCGAAGGTCCAGTCGGACGGGCACGGCAGAGGCCGTCTATCGGCTACGTTCATACGGACTTCCCTTTGCCCTTGATTGGGCGTTCCGGTGTGTCCCCGTGCTGCAGCGCTGTGGACTGCTGCGGCTGCGGCGGCGCCTGTGTCGTCCGCCCCAACCGTGGCATGCCCCGAAGATTGCTGCGGCACGCCTATCTCGCGCGCCGGCGTTGCATTCTCTGCGTCGCCGCGCGCATCGTCGTGCAGGGGCTTGCTCGTCATGAATTCGCCGCCTGCTTCTCAAACAGCTCGCGAAACACCGGATAAATGTCAGCCGCGGTTTCGACCTTCTTCATCGCCATGTGCGGCTGGCTTAACGCTAACTGCGCATATTCGAGCCACAAGTTCTGCTCTTCGGGCGCCACCTGAATATACGCAAAATAGCGCACCTTCTCCAGGATGTCATCCGACAGAATCTTGCGACACTTGGGCGAGTCGTCGGTCCAGTTGTCGCCGTCCGATGCCTGGGCGCCGTAAATATTCCATTCAGTCGGCGAATAGCGCTCGTCCATCACCTTCTGCATCAGTTCCAGCGCGCTCGACACGACCGTGCCGCCGCTTTCGGTCGAATGGAAGAACGTGTCTTCGTCGACTTCTTCGGCGCGCGTGTGGTGGCGGATGAACACCACCTCGATCTTCTCGTAGTTACGCTTGAGGAACAGATACAGCAGGATGAAAAAGCGCTTGGCGAGGTCCTTGCGCTGCTCGTCCATCGAACCGGACACATCCATCAGACAGAACATGACCGCCTGACTGGACGGCGTGGGCTGCTTCACGCGATTCACGTAGCGAAGATCGAACGGATCGATAAACGGAATTCGCCAGATGCGGCCGCGCAAATGGTGAATTTCTTCTTCGAGCAATTTGATCTCGTCGCGACGATCGGCCGGGTCGGCCTTCATCAGCTCCAGTTGCCGTTCCATCTCATGCAACTGATTGACGAGCGGCGCGCCGAGCGCGATACGCCGGCCGAGCGCGCTGCGCAGCGAACGGACCACGTCGATATTATTCGGCGTGCCTTCGGCAGCCCAGCCCGCGCGGATGCTTTTCCACGTGGGCACGGCCATCAGATGGGTTTTGACGAGACGCGGCAGTTCGAGGTCGTCGAAGAAATACTGCATGAATTCTTCGCGGCTCAGTTCGAATACGAAGTCGTCCTGCCCCTCGCCCTCGTTGCTGGCCTGATTGCCCCCGCCTCCACCGCCGCCGCCTTGCGGGCGCTGGATCTTGTCGCCGCGGATGTAGTCCGAGTTGCCCGGATGCACCATTTCCCGCTTGCCGCCCGGACCGTGACGGAACGACGGTTCCGCGATGTCTTTACGCGGAATGGTGATGCTCTGGGTATTCTGAATGTCTTTAATGCTGCGATCGCGTACCGCTTCCGACACGGCGCGACGAATGTAGTTTTTGACGCGACGCAAAAAACGCTCGCGATTCGCAATGCTCTTGTTCTTGCCTGCTAAC from the Paraburkholderia fungorum genome contains:
- a CDS encoding YeaH/YhbH family protein; this translates as MLHQIIDRRLAGKNKSIANRERFLRRVKNYIRRAVSEAVRDRSIKDIQNTQSITIPRKDIAEPSFRHGPGGKREMVHPGNSDYIRGDKIQRPQGGGGGGGGNQASNEGEGQDDFVFELSREEFMQYFFDDLELPRLVKTHLMAVPTWKSIRAGWAAEGTPNNIDVVRSLRSALGRRIALGAPLVNQLHEMERQLELMKADPADRRDEIKLLEEEIHHLRGRIWRIPFIDPFDLRYVNRVKQPTPSSQAVMFCLMDVSGSMDEQRKDLAKRFFILLYLFLKRNYEKIEVVFIRHHTRAEEVDEDTFFHSTESGGTVVSSALELMQKVMDERYSPTEWNIYGAQASDGDNWTDDSPKCRKILSDDILEKVRYFAYIQVAPEEQNLWLEYAQLALSQPHMAMKKVETAADIYPVFRELFEKQAANS
- a CDS encoding SpoVR family protein, giving the protein MTSKPLHDDARGDAENATPAREIGVPQQSSGHATVGADDTGAAAAAAVHSAAARGHTGTPNQGQREVRMNVADRRPLPCPSDWTFELIEEYDSHIARVAEQYELDVYPIQLELISAEQMMDAYASVGMPVNYRHWSFGKHFLSTEKSYRRGQMGLAYEIVINSNPCIAYLMEENTMTMQALVIAHAAYGHNSFFKGNYLFRLWTDAHAIIDYLVYAKNYIAECEERFGLDRVEELLDSCHALMNYGVDRYKRPQKLSLEKEFAARREREAYLQSQVNELWRTLPTRHTPLPEETEERYPPEPQENLLYFAEKNAPLLEPWEREVIRIVRKVGQYFYPQRQTQVMNEGWATFWHYTLLNTMYNQGKLEDGFMMEFLHSHSNVVYQPPVTKPYYSGINPYALGFSMMSDIRRICEAPTEEDRRWFPELAGSPWLPAMHYAMRNFKDESFVAQYLSPHLIREMRLFSVLDDDMRDSLEVSAIHDDSGYQYVRQALSRQYDMHHREPNIQVWSVNTRGDRSLTLRHFMSDNRHLSSDSDEVLKHMARLWQFDVYLESVDENGTVRKKYDCRYVPPAVRL